In Lolium perenne isolate Kyuss_39 chromosome 5, Kyuss_2.0, whole genome shotgun sequence, the sequence aACGGTTGTCGAATTAATCTGAAACTAACTTAATTTCCGATCAACCTGAAATTAGCAAACCGCTTAACTCAAACGTACAAACCGAACATGAAAGTTCAAATGAGTGGATACAGTGACAAGACGTACGACGATGCATGCTGCTCATCACTACACGGCTCACGGTACATGTGCATGTGAGCTAGCTAGCATGCACTCGATCTGACACAACACGAAGGACACGAACGGTACTACACAATAAACTCGATGATTAACTAGCAGCTGATCAACGACGATCAACGATTCGAGCTGCAGACGAACTTATTTGCTAAACACGCTTGGCAGAGCAGCCAGCCGTACGTCGTCGCTGCTGGACAGAGAGAGCGCTTGACCTCCTAGTGCTTCTTGTAGTAGACGACCTTCATCTCGGAGACGCCGTGGCAGTTGCCGCCGGGGACGGAGTGCTCGAAGCACTTGTCCTCGTTGCAGCCGGCGGTGGGGCAGTGGCCCAGCAGCGGGTTGCCGTGCGGCGTGACGGAGACGTGGATGGCGGAGCTCGCCTGGTCCGTGCTCACCTCGTAGTAGGCGCCGCCGTCGTGGCCGAGGTGGAACTTGGCCACGGCGGCGCCCTGCGCCGACACGCTCCCCGTCCACGCGCACACGTCGAAGGACTGGTGGTTCCCGTGCGGGAGGAGCATCCCGTTGCTGAAGAGGAGCTTGCTGTCGGCGACGGGGGCGATGCCCAGGTTCAGGTCGTGCCCGCACAGGTTCTGCACCGTCACCTTGTGTCCGCTGCAGTCCTGCTGCCCGGCGGCGCACGTCGCCGTCGCTGCCACCGCCAGCAGCAGGAGGAAGGCAAGGGGCTTGGAGAAAGCCATGGCTAGCTTGCTGTTGCCTGTTGGTGCTGGGAGTGAAAAGAGAGTGATGTAGAGGCTGGTGTTGGTCTGGGTTGAGGTTTAAGGCTCAGGGTGGGACGGTATTTATAGGAAGGGAAAGAAAGGGTTTACCTTAACTAATTAGGGCTTTGGCACGAAGGTTCGGGATTGTGGCCGACGTCTGGTCACTACCTAGTCTGTCAGACGTGGTTAAAAACTTACTTAATTAGGGCTTTGGCAGGAAGGTTCGGGATTGTGTCCAACGTCTTATCACTACGTAGTTCATAACTGGTTAACATGTCCGAATTATTTTGTAAAGTGATCATGCATGCAGATTGCAGATGCGGGGAATCGATGGGGCTGGAGAACTAGAAATGTTTTCTTGGATTGTATGGTAGCATGTGTCGGTAACAAGTTCTAGGAACTATGCGTGACGCTAATAAATCTTGGAAAATTTCCAAGACCAAAACAAGGATGCATGACATGTCTTTCAAACTTCAGTTTAGTTATGCATTGCTAGTAAGATGGAGGACAGGGGGAAACTCGGACTTCCGTTCCCCTCGCGTCGCTCCCTCCAGGCGGCCGAGGGGGCGAAACCCTAGAGCGCCGCCGCCCGAccacccctcctcctcctcctcctcctcctcctcctgccctGGGTGAAAACCCTAGTTCGTGCTTGGGTGGTGGCGGTGTCACGATGTCGTTCCCCTTCTTGAAGGCACCGTCAGGGGCTGCTGGGATGGTTGGCAAGTTTTTTCCGTTTTTGGTGGTGGGTCTTGGCGATGCTTCTTTCACGGCGTCGAGCCAGGTCTGGAGCTTGATCCGCAAGATTTAGTCTGGTGGTGTCTGCTGCTCTTTGTCTGCCAATCTTCCTGGTGCGCCTTCGTTCATCAGCGTGTGTGTCCTCTAAATGGTGTTGTGGTTTGGCGGTGGCCGTGGCGTGGTTTCTGGTGCGGCAGCTCGTCTTGGTATCTCCTATGAACTTTGGGTAGACTCTGTTGTGGTGTGTTCTTGGGGGAACCTCTCTGCCTTCCGACGGTGCGGCGCCCTGCGATCCAGAGCGAGAGGGATGGGATCCCTCTTCAGAGTCAAAGGTCGTGAGCTGGTCTCCTTTCGCTCTTGTGGCAGCGATGCAACCAGTGTGTCTGCGGATGATGCTCCCTACTGCTCTTGCTTCTCCTTGTGTCCGCGTTCAAGAAGACGATGACCACTGCGTGTCAAGCAAAGCTTCTAGTTTtatcttgtgtttgcttgtttcaGTGTGTCCTATAAGCTATGTTTGCTATGTATGCACTCTGCATCTGCCGATttcgtggctttattaatttaaaactAGTCTTAGGTCTTATGTTTAAAAAGATGGAGGACACCAAGTGTGGTAGTTCCACTCTCCCgagctgaaagaacatctctcatattatgttttgtgtgtttgatgtcaatgtatgtgatacactaatgtttgtttaagtggtacagggattatatagatacatttttatgtgtgttggatgtggtcagttctgTCAAAAAGATGAAGCAAAAagatcatcaggccggataatccgggccggatatttccaaaatatccggcccccagattttcggctaaggacttgaggattTGCGGCTCAGTATGCCTCTGGATAGAGGCCGGATATTTGGCGGATATTGTCCtggttttgtcccagggccggattatccgggccggacatttcgcaaatatccggccccctcgaaatttGCTAAGGACTTGAGGATTGGCAGCTCAGTacaagggccggacatttgcccggatattgtcctggttttgtcccagggccggacatttcggaaatatccggccccctcgaaaatggctaaggacctgaagaaaagcaagtctggatagtggccggatttttggccggacattgtcccggttttgtaccTAAAGCCGGAttatctgggggggggggggggcggattatccggcccttacttaggccggaatatccgggccctggaagccccaacggctggattttggggaggggtatttatacccctcttcttcttcccttctcctttgctcaatcattgcaagaaaaatctataggacaacgtagcatagaaaacaaaaaatttcctacggcgaacacgcaatccaagccaagatgcaatctagaagacggtagcaacgaggggattatcgagactcacccttgaagagattccaaagcctacaagaggaggctcttgttgctgcggtagacgttcacttgccgcttgcaaaagcgcgtagaagatcttgatcacgatcggttccggcgccacgaacgggcagcacctccgtactcggtcacacgttcggttgttgatgaagacgacgtccacctccccgttccagcgggcagcggaagtagtagctcctcttgaatccgacagcacgacggcgtggtgtcggtggcggtggagaaatccggcggagcttcgctaagcgtgcgggatatggtggaggagcggggcgctagggtttggggagagggggtggccggccactatagggggcggccaagcttgaggctttggtgtggccggccccctccccttggccctctatatataggtggaagccccaagtgttggactacaagtcttcgaataagacccgaacccaaaaccttccatatggtgggaaaccttcccaagctaggattcccactagaggtgggaattccaccttccataagggggggtggccggccccctaagggggagtccacttgggactcctcccccactagggttggccggccatggaggtggagtcccatgtggactccaccttccttggtggtttcttccggacttttctagaaccttccatagaaccttccgcatcattttattcacataaaatgacatcctatatatgaatcttattctccggaccattccggaactcctcgtgatgtccgggatcacatccgggactccgaacaaatattcgaactccattccatattcaagttctaccattacaacatccaactttaagtgtgtcaccctacggttcgcgaactatgcggacatggttgagtactcactccgaccaataaccaatagcgggatctggagatccataatggctcccacatattcaacgatgactttagtgatcgaatgaaccattcacatacgataccaattccctttgtcacgcgatattttacttgtccgaggtttgatcatcggtatcacactataccttgttcaacctcgtctcctgacaagtactctttactcgtaccgtggtatgtggtctcttatgaacttattcatatgcttgcaagacattagacgacattccaccgagagggcccagagtatatctatccgtcatcgggatggacaaatcccactattgatccatatgcctcaactcatactttccggatacttaatcccacctttataaccacccatttacgcagtggcgtttgatgtaatcaaagtacctttccggtataagtgatttacatgatctcatggtcataaggactaggtaactatgtattgaaatcttatagcaaataacttaatgacgtgatcttatgctacgcttaattgggtgtgtccattacatcattcatacaatgatataaccttgttattaataacatccaatgttcatgattatgaaactaatcatctattaatcaacaagctagttaagaggcttactagggactctttgtttgtttacatatcacacatgtatcaatgtttcagttaatacaattatagcatggtatataaacttttatcataaacataaagatatataataaccacttttattattgcctcttgggcatatctccaacagtctcccacttgcactagagtcaataatctagattacattgtaaggtacctaacacccatggcattctggtgttggtcatgctttgccctagggagagctttagtcaacggatctgctacattcagatcagtgtgtactttgcaaatctttacttctccatcttcgatgtactcgcgaatcgagtggtaacgcagcttgatatgcttcagcctcttgtgtgaccttggttcttgtgcattggcgatggcacccatgttgtcccaATATAtgcctagtgggtccaatgcacgagGACCCACACCGAGCTctttaatgaacctcttcatccatcccgcttcgatgaagcctccgaagccgctatgtactccgattccgttgaggatttcgccaccgtgcaccgcttcgagcttgcccagcttatcgcggcaccattcaatataaacacgtacctgcattgtgacttagagtcatcgggatcggtgttccaacttgcatcggtgtaacttgttacaacgagctcttggtcacctccataacaaagaaacatatccttagttcttttcaagtacttcaggatattcttgaccgctgtccgatgttctattcctggatcactttgatatcgctagtcaaactaacaaagatgtgctatatccggtcttgtacatagcatggcatacatgatagagcctatcgccgaggcataggggatccgactcatcctttctctttctgctgtagccggtccttgagtcttactcaagactttgcctggtaacataggtaagaatcctttcttactttcgtccattctaaacttctttagaatcttgtccaggtatgtactctgtgatagccctattagacgtcttgatctatctctataaatcttgatgcctaatatgtatgatgcttcaccaaggtctttcattgaaaaactattattcaaataaccctttacatcgcttaatagttctatatcattcccaatcaataatatgtcatctacatataatatcgggaatgctacagtagctcccactcactttcttgtaaatacaaagcctctccatgacactgtataaacccgaagtctttgatcaccttatcaaaacgtcggttccaacttctcgatgcttgcttcagtccatagattgaacgctgaagtttgcatactttgtcagcattattaggatcgacaaaacctttgggttgtaccatatacaactcttcctcaatgtctccattaaggaacaccgttttgacatccatctgccaaatctcataatcgaaaaatgcagctattgctaacaaaatcctcacagattttagcttcgctacaggtgagaaagtctcatcgtattcaacaccttgaatttgtcggaaaccctttgcgacaagtcgagctttatagacagtaatattaccatcggcatctgtttttctcttgaagatccatttattctcgacagccttgcggctatcaggtaattctaccaaagtccatactttgttatcatacatggatcccatttcggatttcatggcttcttgccatttgttggaatctgggctcatcatcgcttcttcatacgtcgcagggtcttcatcattgttatccacaatcatgacatttagacaaggatcataccaatctggagtggcacgatcccttgtcgatctgcgaggttcagtagctgtctcatttgaagtttcatgatcattatcattagcttcctctcgttgccgggcGTAGGTGGTACAGAACATTTTCCTGATCGCGCTATTCTGATCAACGAgtagagattcttcaatctcatcgagttctacttttcttccagtcacttctttagtgagaaattctttctcaagaaaggttccgttcttagcaacaaagatcttgccttcggatctgtgatagaaagtgtaccctatagtttccttagggtatcctatgaagacgcatttctccgctttgggttctagcttgtccggttgtaacttttttacataggcttcgcaaccccaaacttttaggaacgacagcttaggtttcttattaaaccataattcatacggcgttgtttcaacagattttgatggtgctctatttaaagtgaatgcggctgtctctaatgcataactccaaaatgataacggcaaatcagtaagagacatcatagaacgaaccatatctaagagagttcgattacgacgttcggacacaccgtttcgttgtggtgttcccggcggtgtcaattgtgaaagtattccgcatttctttaaatgcatgccaaactcataactcagatattcacctccgcgatcagatcgtagaaatttaatcttcttgttacgttgattttctacttcactttggaattccttaaacttctcgaaagtttcggatttatgtttcattaaatagatatacccatatctactcaaatcatctgtgaaggttagaacataacgataaccaccgcgcgatgctacactcattggtccacacacatctgtatgtatgatttccaataagtcagtagctcgctccatcatacccgagaatggagtcttagtcatttttcccatcagacatgcttcgcatctatcaagtgactcaaagtcaagtgattcaagtaatccatcggtatggagtttcttcatgcgtttcactccaatatgaccaagacgacagtgccacatataagtagaattatcattcaatttaattcgcttagcatcaatgttatgtatatgcgtattactactatcgagatctaacagaaataagccattcttttgtggtgctcgaccataaaagatattattcataaaaatagaacaaccattattctcagacttgaatgaataaccgtcttgcattaaacaagatccagatataatgttcatgctcaacgcaggtacataataacaattatttaggcttaaaactaatcccgaaggtagatgtagaggaagtgtcccgactgcgatcacattgaccttggatccgtttccaacgcgcatcgtcacttcatctttcagcagttgtcgtttattctttagttcctgtttcgagttacaaatatgagcaaccgaaccagtatcaaatacccaggtactagaacgagaactagtgagataaacatctataacatgtatatcagatataccttctttcttcttcttgacaaggccgctcttcagatctgccaaatacttggagcaattacgcttccaaaggtcccttctccttgcagtaatagcactcagcatcgaggcttagggccgttcttaggtttcataggaggcgtggcagctttcttgccacccttcttgaattttcccttagacttgccctgtttcttgaaactggtggtcttgttgaccatcaacacttggtgctctttcttgatctcaatctcagcagcttttagcatgccaaagagttcaggaaactccttgttcatgttctgcatattgtagttcatcacaaagttcttgtaacttggtggcagtgattgaaggacacgattaatccccagtctgttaggaatcactattcccaagtcactgagtttcttcgcatgcccggtcatgacgagcatgtgctcactaatggagctgccttcttccatcatacagctgaaaaagtgtttcgatgcttcatagcattccacggccgcatgagtctcaaaaatagtcttcaactcttttatcaactcatgaggatcgtggtgctcaaaacgtttttgaagatcggattccagatcgcataagatggcacatcgaacttgagagtaccgagttttccgagtcgcgtaaacattctttacttcatcggtttcggttctgcaggagggtcacctagcggtgcatcaagcacatattgcagatttccgccattgaggaagatcctcacatgacgtaaccagtcggtgaagttgctaccgttgctcttaagcttttctttctctaggaactggttaaaattgattgaggacgccatatctacaacatatttgcaatagtttagactaagtttatgacaaattgagttcaaattttaattctacataattaaaaatctaggtgaactcccactcaaaacaatatccctcgcattgtcttagtgatcacacgaaccaaatccatcacacctatgcccgatcatcacgagacaagatgtaatttcaatggcgaacactcaaagtgttcatcatatcaatcatatgattcatgctctacctttcggtatcacgtgttccgagaccatgtctttacatgctaggctcgtcaaggccaccttagtatccgcatgtgcaaatcatgtcttgcacccgttatatgtacttatcgaatctatcacacccgatcatcacgagatgcttcgaaacgataagacttgataacggtgctactaaggatgaacactttattatcttgagattttagtgagagggatcatcttataatgctaccgtcgcgatctaagcaaaataagatgcataaaaggattaacatcacatgcagttcatatgtgatatgatatggcccttttgtctttgcgcctttgatcttcatctccaaagcacggacatgatctccatcatcaacgggcatgatctccatcatcgtcggcgaagcaccaaggtcaatggcgccgtcttcatgatcgtcctccatgtagcaactattacaactattttgaaatactactcaacatgaaatttaaagacaaccataaggctcctgccggttgccacaatacaataatgatcatctcatacatattcatcatcacattatggccatatcacatcaccaaaccctgcaaaaacaagttagacgttctctaatttggtttgcatattttacgtggtttagggttttcgagcaagatccaatctacctacgaacatgaaccacaacggtgatactagtgttgtcaatagaagagtaaattgaatcttcactatagtaggagagacagacacccgcaaagccacttatgcaatacaagttgcatgtcaagcgtggagcaaatctcatgaacgcggtcatgtaaagttagcccgagccgcttcatcccactatgccacaaagatgcaaagtactcaactaaagataacaagagcatcaacgcccacaaaccattgtgttctactcgtgcaaccatctatgcatagacacggctctgataccactataggacaacgtagcatagaaaacaaaaattttcctacggcgaacacgcaatccaagccaagatgcaatctagaagacggtagcaacgaggggattatcgagactcacccttgaagagattccaaagcctacaagaggaggctcttgttgctgcggtagacgttcacttgccgcttgcaaaagcgcgtagaagatcttgatcacgatcggttccggcgcgccacgaacgggcagcacctccgtactcggtcacacgttcggttgttgatgaagacgacgtccacctccccgttccagcgggcagcggaagtggtagctcctcttgaatccgacaacacgacggcgtggtgtcggtggcggtggagaaatccggcggagcttcgctaagcgtgcgggatatggtggaggagcggggcgctagggtttggggagagggggtggccggccactatagggggcggccaagcttgaggctttggtgtggccggccccctccccttggccctctatatataggtggaagccccaagtgttggactacaagtcttcgaataagacccgaacccaaaaccttccatatggtgggaaaccttcccaagctaggattcccactagaggtgggaattccaccttccataagggggggtggccggccccctaagggggagtccacttgggactcctcccccactagggttggccggccatggaggtggagtcccatgtggactccaccttccttggtggtttcttccggacttttctagaaccttctagaaccttccatagaaccttccgcatcattttattcacataaaatgacatcctatatatgaatcttattctccggaccattcggaactcctcgtgatgtccgggatcacatccgggactccgaacaaatattcgaactccattccatattcaagttctaccattacaacatccaactttaagtgtgtcaccctacggttcgcgaactatgcggacatggttgagtactcactccgaccaataaccaatagcgggatctggagatccataatggctcccacatattcaacgatgactttagtgatcgaatgaaccattcacatacgataccaattccctttgtcacgcgatattttacttgtccgaggtttgatcatcggtatcacactataccttgttcaacctcgtctcctgacaagtactctttactcgtaccgtggtatgtggtctcttatgaacttattcatatgcttgcaagacattagacgacattccaccgagagggcccagagtatatctatccgtcatcgggatggacaaatcccactattgatccatatgcctcaactcatactttccggatacttaatcccacctttataaccacccatttacgcggtggcgtttgatgtaatcaaagtacctttccggtataagtgatttacatgatctcatggtcataaggactaggtaactatgtattgaaagcttatagcaaataacttaatgacgtgatcttatgctacgcttaattgggtgtgtccattacatcattcatacaatgatataaccttgttattaataacatccaatgttcatgattatgaaactaatcatctattaatcaacaagctagttaagaggcttactagggactctttgtttgtttacatatcacacatgtatcaatgtttcagcttaatacaattatagcatggtatataaacttttatcataaacataaagatatataataaccacttttattattgcctcttgggcatatctccaacagtctcccacttgcactagagtcaataatctagattacattgtaaggtacctaacacccatggcattctggtgttggtcatgctttgccctagggagagctttagtcaacggatctgctacattcagatcagtgtgtactttgcaaatctttacttctccatcttcgatgtactcgcgaatcgagtggtaacgcagcttgatatgcttcagcctcttgtgtgaccttggttcttgtgcattggcgatggcacccatgttgtcacagtagatgactagtgggtccaatgcactaggaaccacaccgagctctacaatgaacctcttcatccataccgcttgatgaagcctccgaagccgcttatgtactccGATTCGTTGAGGATTTctccaccgtgcaatcgcttcgagcttgcccaccatcgcggcaccattcaatataaacacgtacccgcattgtgacttagagtcatcgggatcgttgttccaacttgcatcggtgtaacttgttacaacgagctcttggtcacctccataacaaagaaacatatccttagttcttttcaagtacttcagatattcttgaccgctgtccagtgttctattcctggatcactttgatatctctgctagtcaaactaataaagatgtgctatatccggtcttgtacatagcatggcatacatgatagagcctactgccgaggcataggggatctgactcatcctttctctttcttctgccgtagccggtccttgagtcttactcaagactttgcctggtaacataggtaagaatcctttcttactttcgtccattctaaacttctttagaatcttgtccaggtatgtactctgtgatagccctattagacgtcttgatctatctctataaatcttgatgcctaatatgtatgatgcttcaccaaggtctttcattgaaaaactattattcaaataaccctttacactgcttaatagttctatatcattcccaatcaataatatgtcatctacatataatatcaggaatgctacagagctcccactcactttcttgtaaatacagcctctccatgacaccagtataaacccgaagtctttgatcaccttatcaaaacgtcggttccaacttctcgatgcttgcttcagtccatagattgaacgctgaagtttgcatactttgtcagcattattaggatcgacaaaacctttgggttgtaccatatacaactcttcctcaatgtctccattaaggaacaccgttttgacatccatctgccaaatctcataatcgaaaaatgcagctattgctaacaaaatcctcacaggttttagcttcgctacaggtgagaaagtctcatcgtagtcaacaccttgaatttgtcggaaaccctttgcgacaagtcgagctttatagacagtaatattaccatcggcatctatttttctcttgaagatccatttattctcgacagccttgctgcTATCAGGTaattctaccaaagtccatactttgttatcatacatggatcccatttcggatttcatggcttcttgccatttgttggaatctgggctcatcatcgcttcttcatacgtcgcagggtcttcatcattgttatccacaatcatgacatttagacaaggatcataccaatctggagtggcacgatcccttgtcgatctgcgaggttcagtagctgtctcatttgaagtttcatgatcattatcattagcttcctctgttgccggcgtAGGTGGTACAGGAAcattttccggtactgcgctattctgatcaacaagtagagattcttcaatctcatcgagttctacttttcttccagtcacttctttagtgagaaattctttctcaagaaaggttccgttcttagcaacaaagatcttgccttcggatctgtgatagaaagtgtaccctatagtttccttagggtatcctatg encodes:
- the LOC127299198 gene encoding uncharacterized protein encodes the protein MAFSKPLAFLLLLAVAATATCAAGQQDCSGHKVTVQNLCGHDLNLGIAPVADSKLLFSNGMLLPHGNHQSFDVCAWTGSVSAQGAAVAKFHLGHDGGAYYEVSTDQASSAIHVSVTPHGNPLLGHCPTAGCNEDKCFEHSVPGGNCHGVSEMKVVYYKKH